One stretch of Prunus persica cultivar Lovell chromosome G1, Prunus_persica_NCBIv2, whole genome shotgun sequence DNA includes these proteins:
- the LOC18789022 gene encoding probable nucleoredoxin 3, giving the protein MAVPSSNIATILESQGVEFLLSGDRKVPLSSCNGKTVCLFFSANWCRPCKALTPQLVRLYDVLKMEGKEFEIIFVSFDRDEEKFNEHFKCMPWLTIPFDANLHKRLSDLYHVDRIPSLISLSSDGISVEEDLVGLIEDYGAEAFPFTKNRREELKAADEAKREGGKLEELLAHQGRNYVMSSDGREVSVSKLIGKTIGLYFGAHWSPPCRAFTSKLIEAYNELMASSDQDLEIILVSTDRDLKEFELNISCMPWLAIPYQDKTRQDLCRIFDIKVIPALVLIGPDGKAISTNGKAMISLYGAKAFPFTEFRIKELEAALRKEGEALPPQVKDIKHDHLLKLDMAKAYVCDYCKKQGRFWAFSCGVCDYDLHPTCVEKSF; this is encoded by the exons ATGGCAGTGCCTAGCAGCAATATAGCAACCATCCTCGAATCTCAAGGAGTTGAGTTCCTTCTATCTGGTGACAGAAAG GTCCCCTTGTCATCATGTAATGGGAAGACAGTGTGCCTCTTCTTCTCAGCAAATTGGTGTAGGCCTTGCAAGGCTCTTACCCCTCAGCTGGTGAGGCTTTATGATGTGCTTAAAATGGAAGGTAAAGAGTTTGAGATTATCTTCGTCTCCTTCGACCGCGATGAGGAAAAATTTAATGAACACTTCAAGTGCATGCCATGGCTGACAATCCCATTTGATGCAAACCTGCATAAACGATTGAGTGACCTGTACCACGTCGATCGCATCCCATCACTCATTTCATTAAGTTCAGATGGAATATCAGTTGAGGAAGACTTGGTTGGACTGATTGAAGACTATGGAGCTGAGGCATTTCCATTCACTAAGAACAGAAGAGAAGAACTAAAGGCTGCTGATGAAGCGAAGCGCGAAGGGGGAAAACTAGAAGAGCTTTTGGCTCATCAAGGACGAAACTATGTCATGTCTAGTGATGGTAGAGAG GTATCAGTGTCCAAACTTATTGGTAAGACCATAGGCCTTTACTTTGGTGCACATTGGAGCCCTCCTTGCCGCGCCTTCACTTCCAAACTTATAGAAGCATACAACGAGCTCATGGCCTCCAGTGATCAAGACCTCGAAATCATTCTAGTCTCCACAGACCGAGACCTCAAAGAGTTCGAGCTCAACATAAGCTGCATGCCATGGCTTGCCATCCCATACCAAGATAAAACAAGACAAGACCTTTGCAGAATTTTCGACATTAAAGTGATTCCGGCTTTGGTTCTGATTGGACCAGATGGGAAGGCTATTAGCACAAATGGGAAGGCCATGATCTCCTTGTATGGTGCCAAGGCCTTCCCATTTACAGAATTCAGGATCAAAGAGCTGGAGGCAGCTTTGAGAAAAGAAGGAGAGGCGTTGCCTCCTCAAGTGAAGGATATAAAGCATGACCATTTGCTGAAGTTGGACATGGCCAAAGCATATGTATGTGATTATTGCAAGAAGCAGGGGAGGTTCTGGGCATTCTCTTGTGGTGTGTGTGATTATGATCTTCATCCGACTTGTGTAGAAAAgtcattttaa